A genomic segment from Glycine max cultivar Williams 82 chromosome 1, Glycine_max_v4.0, whole genome shotgun sequence encodes:
- the LOC100812635 gene encoding trihelix transcription factor GT-3b, with product MFGGGGEDALAARLGMMPPSLLNPASVMSGEMSPAVPAAREERGPAQPQWSQQETREFIAIRAELERDFTASKRNKTLWEVVSAKMRERGFRRSPEQCKCKWKNLVNRYKGKETSDPEHGKQCPFFEELHAVFTQRAHNMQRLLLESETRSAQTKKGVKRSSGDRSSEELSEDDNEVEYDSEEEKPSRSNTRKRKVDKVGVEKSSRASNPSNSASNSTSIQEMLKEFFQHQLSMEMQWREMMERRAHERQLFEQEWRQSMEKLERERLMIEQAWREREEQRRMREESRAERRDALLTTLLNKLINESN from the exons ATGTTCGGTGGCGGAGGGGAGGACGCGCTGGCGGCGCGGCTGGGCATGATGCCGCCGTCGCTGCTGAATCCAGCGTCGGTGATGTCCGGCGAGATGTCTCCGGCGGTTCCGGCGGCGAGGGAGGAGAGGGGGCCGGCGCAGCCGCAGTGGAGCCAGCAGGAGACGCGGGAGTTCATAGCGATACGCGCGGAGCTGGAGAGAGACTTCACTGCGTCGAAGCGGAACAAGACGCTCTGGGAAGTGGTGAGTGCGAAGATGAGGGAGAGAGGGTTCAGGAGAAGCCCCGAACAGTGTAAATGCAAGTGGAAGAATCTCGTTAATCGCTACAAG GGAAAAGAGACATCTGACCCAGAGCATGGCAAGCAATGTCCATTTTTTGAAGAATTGCATGCGGTCTTTACCCAAAGGGCACATAATATGCAACGATTACTTCTTGAATCTGAAACTCGTTCAGCTCAAACCAAGAAAGGGGTGAAAAGATCAAGTGGAGATCGGTCATCAGAGGAACTCTCAGAAGATGACAATGAGGTTGAATATgatagtgaagaggaaaaacctTCCAGAAGTAATACCCGCAAAAGGAAAGTTGACAAAGTTGGAGTGGAGAAGTCTTCAAGGGCAAGCAATCCATCAAATTCTGCCAGTAATAGTACTAGTATTCAGGAAATGCTCAAGGAATTTTTCCAGCACCAGTTAAGTATGGAGATGCAGTGGAGGGAGATGATGGAAAGGCGTGCTCATGAAAGACAGTTGTTTGAACAGGAATGGCGGCAGTCAATGGAGAAGCTTGAGAGGGAGAGGTTAATGATTGAACAGGCATGGAGGGAGAGGGAAGAACAGAGGAGAATGAGAGAAGAGAGTAGGGCAGAGAGAAGGGATGCTTTGTTGACGACCCTTTTGAACAAACTCATTAATGAATCTAACTAA